The sequence below is a genomic window from Lolium perenne isolate Kyuss_39 chromosome 4, Kyuss_2.0, whole genome shotgun sequence.
ATCAATTTTCTCTGTCGCCGCCCTTGGGTTACAATTCATTGCTGATGGGCATGTGCGGCTATGCTGAAGAACATCTTACGTCTAGGAAGCTTATGGCGATAACTTTCTCTTTCTAGCTCCATCCTCCTTGTTCTGTTTGCTCCCTTGAGCTTTTCCTTCCTATGAAAGTTCAGCAACAAGGTAAATCTTAGTACAagaaaactttcagtagcatgtaTAGAATAGATGTATTTTTACAGTACAAGGAACCATACTAAGTTTGAGGAGACAAAGTTAAGGCAGTATAGAATAGATGTATTTTTGTATCCGCACTATAGGTGTCTCAGCAGGTACTTCCATGAACTGGAACAAGTTAACCTGCAAGGAATAGATGTATAATTGGATCAAAAGGGTAAACAACACTGTCGATGCTGTTTTGGGGCTCCACTGACAGCAATCACCAGGATCTGGCCATCGCCAGAGACCGCCGCCACCAACGTGCTCACTCCTGGCTCATCATTCTGAAAGTATGTGCCAAAGAAGCAATACCCATACCCATACAGGAAAAATGTGCAGTACAAAGTCAAAAAATTGAGGTTATTTTTCTACATACCCATACAGGAAAAAGGATGTACCATGTAATCCTAAAACATGTAGAAAAATAAGAAACTAAAATCTCTAACCACCTCCCTGGAAGTTCGTTGCTGCCGATACATCAGTTTTGGACTCCTCAACTTCAAGAAAGATGGAATGTAAGCAATGTGCAAATATGATGTGCAAATATGGCTTACATGTATGCGCAAAAGTTATGATGCAAATCCAGAAGCACATAATCAATTCTCAATCTAAAGTCTCATTAGTTCTGAAATGCCGAGAGTCCGCATCAGACTTGACATCCTGGAGTTCATCCAAACAAAAAATTTCATTTGGTATTTTCAATTTTCATTAGCTATTTATTTTTCCCAAACTTGACATCCTGGAGTTCATCCAAACAAAAATTAACTGCATCTATCTGAATTCTTCACATAGGCCTTATGATGTGTATTTCTAAGTAGCACCAAACAAATAGGTACTGCAGTCAACATTCAAGCATTTTCACTGTGGAGTGAAGTTGATTATTTCTTCCCAGTACATGTGAGGATCTGGCCATCGCCAGAGACCGCGGCCACCAACGTGCTCACCCCTGGCTCCTCCGGAATAATGGAAGTAGACTTCCTATGCGGCTATGCATAACCTTGTATAATCAAAAATCTATATGGTTGCATATACGAAACGAATAGCCTCCAATTTAGTTGTTCTTTCTTTGCTGATGGTCTACTGGCGTCTATGCTGAAATAATAGGCTGCTCTTACAACCATATATTTTTTTACACTCTCATTTGCTTTTGATGTAACCAATTTAGTAGAATACCCATCAGTAGCCTGTACAATAGTAGGTGCTAATCTTTCGAATTTCTTTGTTTTGCTTTCCTACCAGATGAAAGATCAAGAAAATGCATCTGAATCTACGCCGAGGGAGCGTACCCCATTTAGGGACCTAACAAACACAGATCATGGTGAAATTAGTCAACAGACAAAGAGCAAGAGCTGGTATGCTCGATTGTCtgatgagaagaaagaagaatACCTACGTAAACAGAGGATAGCCCGGCAAAAAAAAAAGGCTGCAAAACAACTTCCAGATCAAGGTATGCTCAATTTCTTATGAGACCAAACAAAGATCAATGTCATGTCCACACCTGCCAAGTTAACACTATCCTTCATAAACAGGAGATCGGACCCCATTTAATGACCTAACCAACAAAGCTACTGATGAAAACCGGGAGCAAGGTAGCAGTACAAGTCGGTATGCTCGACTGTCTGATGCAAAGAAAGAAGAGTACCTACAGAAGCAAAGGATAGCTCGGCAAAAAAAAAAGACTGCACCTCTACCTGTACAGCAAGGTATGAAGCATACATATCATAGTGCAGCTTCTGGTTTCCTTTGACCATGCACAGCCAACAGCTCATAGTGCAGCTCTGAATGTTTGTACTGACCGTTAAATACGAATTTTCAGCTAGCACTCATTTCGGTGAACCAGGTTCTGAAAATTATAGTGGGAAAAATCTGCTCGATTCCTTTAACCATGCACAGACAACGGCTGGATCTCAACTGTCGCCATCGCCAAATCAAACCAGTACAATTGCAAACACGACATTTGCAAATTGTGAAGAACCCTGTCAGCTCGCAGAACATGGTAAACAGAATTTCTTATATTTTGTTATTAACATTTCCAATTCCGCTTGTTATGTGTATAAATATTGTTATGTAACTGATATAAAGATTACTACTACCAACATGACTTGTCTGCGAAATTCTTATACAGATTGTACCCCTTCTACGAACGTAACACTATCCGCTGCTAATGATGAAAATCTGGAACGGAAACAAAGTACTTGGTATGGTAGATTGTCTGCTGAGAAGAAAGCGGAATACCTAGAAAAACGGCGGATAGCCCGCCAAAAAAAAAAGGCTACAGCTCTACCTACATCTGACCAAGGTAAACAAATAACAAATGGTTTGCATATTAATGATTATTTACATTGTCAAGTGAGCATGGTGAATTAATAAAAACATCTGGTCATTCAATCAGGTCATGGTTCTTCATCGACACATCACAATGACAAAAAGCAAGCTAGGCGGGAACAATATTACGCACGTCGAAATATGCTAACGCCAGCTGAGATACAAGTAATTAATGCAGAAAGAAGAGCTCGCAGCCACACCCTAACACCCGGGGACAGACATAAAATGCTAAGTAAACGCAACGGAAAAGCCATGGCCAGGCGGAACACCCCATGCGCTGAATCAATCGCAATGAAGTGCCCGCTTCATTTATCTTCAGATACGACATATCTGGGAACCGTCACTAACGAATCACCCGATGTGGAGGCATCCGCTTCACCGCATGCCTCACCTTTAGCGAGCAGGCTTAACTACACCACTGAAACTGACGGTAATTAATCATATTTATTGCATTTCCTATCTCCACTGAACAATTACTTAACCGCTCAATCATGTTGCAGGAGAGTACCTTAGCAGGACATTGGGCGATACTTTGTGGGGCGATGACTTCTTGAATGTCACGGAACAGACCAATGAGCAGCAGTCAGAGCTTCTGAATACTGAAGCAGAAGATCATAGGAAGGAGAGCAGATCTCAACAAAGGGCTAGGGAGCGAGCAGAAAAAGAATTCCTGGAAGAGGTTGAGAGGCGACGTCAGGTTGCACACCGAAGAGCAAACAGGCAAAGCATACCACACGGGGAGAGGCATGCACAACAACAACGTTGTAATGCTCGCTTCGCGACAAAGCATAACACCCTAGCCGCCGAGTCCATCACTATGTCATGCTCCGAAGCAGGTACATCGTCTGCGCCCAACCCATCGTCAAGCACACATGCATCGCCCCCCATATCACCTTTAGAGAGCACACAAGCTTACACCGTCAATACAGACAGTAAGTTTGGTACATCTTGATCATCTTCTTACGTCTAgaaggattttattattatcatTTCCTTACCGACTCAAATATGGGGTAGGTGAGATGGAGGCGTTCCTTGCCAGGCTCATGGAGGATAACCCCAACCCAGGCGATCTCATGGATGATGAGTATTATCTATTCGCCGGTGAAGGTACAACTGCCCGCCTAGCTTGCTTTTTATTATATCCTCATTCTTAAGAGCTAATATAATATATATAATCTATAACTCAATAATGATTGCAGGTTCCACTGCTGATGACATGGACTTCGATGAACCAGAGTCGACCGGCAAGGACACCACGGACGATGATCCTTTTGAATTTGTTTACTCAAACCTGCCAGACAGCACGCACATCCTAGAACACGCGGAGAATTGCGAAATTTGCAAGGCCAAAAAATTCCAGTACGAGACCGACGGTTTCTGCTGTCGGAATGGGCAAACCGAGTTGCTTGAACCGGAGCCTATACCAGAACTAATGAGGCTTTGGTCTAGCTCTGATGCGGACTCTCGGCATTTCAGGGAGAGCATCCGGTTCTTTAACGGCCACTTCTCCTTCACAACCCTTGGCGTCACCCTCGACAACAACTACACGAACATGAAGTCCGGGGTGTACACATTCCGAGCACACAGAACGATGTACCACAACGTGCATTCGTTCGGGCCAGGTTCTCGTCCGGAACATCTGCAACTGTACTTCTATGACGACGATCCGAACCTAAACCATCGTGCCAAATCCACAGAGAATTTAGATCAATCTGTCGTCAAGATGTTGGTCGACATCCTCAAAGAGAACCCCTACTCGAAACAGTTTAGGAGACTAGGAGCGCAGAAGGAAAACCTTGATGAGTATCGGATTGAGTTGAACACAGACCAGAAGCTAGACCAAAGGAGATATAACAAACCTATATCAGATGAGGTGGCTGCTATTTGGGTAGAGGGTAACAATCTCGCAAGAAGGTTCGAGCGCAGCATTATCCTCCATGGTAATAACAATGAGAGATACAGTATACAGGCAACACAAGGCTGTTACGACCCGCTCTCATACCCGCTGTTCTTCCCAAATGCCGAGCTCGGCTGGCATCCTAACATACCTAAACGTAATGTGTCATATGCAGCAGCGCAAAAGTCAAGAGCAGAACGGGATAATGATGCAGGTTCGATCTTCCGTATTAATGACATTTTCTTCATTTCATTCCCATCTGTTGCCTAATTTTTTTACTATTTTGCATTTCTACAGAGGGAAATAGCAGGTTCTGCGTCTCTGTCAGAGACTATTACTGCTACAGGCTTCAGACACGTCCTGCCATATTCAACCCTATACTGCATGGAGGACGATTGTTCCAGCAGTTTGCGGTTGACATGTACATAAAGATTGAGGGTTGCAGGTTGAACTGGTTTAGGGAGCACCAGACGGAGATACGTGCTGACTTGTACAAAGGCATTGTTGATAGCATCACTGCAGGAGAAACTCGAGCGAGCGCAGTTGGCATAAGGACGGTGCTCCCTTCATCGTTCAAGGGGGGTTATCGAGACATGAAGAAGAGACATATGGATGCCATGGCACTGGTGCAAACGTACGGCAAGCCCGACATCTTCCTAACAATGACTTGCAACCCAAGCTGGCCGGAGATACTTGATGATTTGTTGCCTGGCCAGACCCCGCAAGATCGACCAGATCTTGTTGCCCGTGTGTTTAGAGCCAAACTCGAGAAGATGAAGGAGATGCTCCTCAAAAATCACATCCTCGGTGTTGTCAAAGCACATGTATATGTAGTGGAATTCCAGAAGAGAGGCCTCCCCCATGCCCATTTCCTCTTAATCATGGATTCAGCATATAAGCTCGTTGTGCCAGAGCAGTACGACAAGGTCATATCTGCCGAGCTCCCTGACAAGAATAAGTACCCGGAGCTCTATGCCATGGttgtaaagcatatgatgcaCGGTCCATGCGGTGTTCTCAAGCCCAATAACGTGTGCATGCAAGATGGGCAGTGCAAATGTAGATACCCGCGAGCATTCAACGAGAACACCGTACAAGGAAAGGACTCCTACCCTGTTTATCGTAGACGGAAAGACGGTCGTCACGCTAAGGTCCGTGGTCAGATTCTGGACAACAGATGGGTTGTGCCTTACAACCCATACCTTCTGCGGATGTTTAACTGCCACATCAATGTTGAGGTCTGCTCTAGCATCAAAGCTGTCAAGTACCTCTATAAGTACATATACAAGGGCCACGATCGGACTTCGTTCAACATCGACCAGCCTGACAATGATGGTAACATAGATGAGATCAAGAGATACATTGATGCGAGGTGGGTTACTCCACCAGAGGCAATGTGGAGGATATTTGGCTTCAAGCTCTGTGATAACTCGCCAGCTGTCCTACAACTGCCACTTCATCTCCCAGATATGCACAGAGTCACTTTCAAAGCGGGAGAAGACCTGAAGGAAGTTCTTGCCCGGGATAATGTACAGAGTTCAATGCTGACAGAGTATTTTGTGGCTAACAATAATCATCCGTGGGCCCGACATATTTTGTACAGggattttcccggaagcttcacaTGGCACAAAACGAAGTATTGGAAGCCAAGGCAAGAACGCCATCAAGTAGGTCGAATCGTGTCAGCTCATCCAGCCGAGGGGGATCGGTACTTTCTAAGGGTGCTGCTAAACCATGTACCAGGATCAACATCCTTCGATGATCTGAAAACCGTCGATGGTGTGTTATGTGACAGCTTTCGTGATGCAGCTGAGAGGAGGGGTCTCATCGAGTCAGACAGCACCCTCGACGAGTGTCTCACCGAGTCAGAACAGTTCGCGATGCCAGTTTCACTCAGGAGGCTCTTCGCAACAATCTTGGTATTCTGCGAGCCTGGTGACGTGCGAGGTTTGTGGGATAGGCACCTAGAGGCAATGTCTGATGACTTCCGGCGACGTCACACGTGCCCAAACGTAGTAGAGCAGAATGTGTTGCTTCACATTAGTGGCATGTTGCAATCCATGGGCAAAGACATAAAGATGTTCGATCTTCCTGATATAGACGAGAACTATGACACCACAGGAGGCGAGGCCAGAGAGGTCATCGAAGAGAGCAATATCGAGGTTGACCCCAATGATAAAAATCTAGCGTCCTCGCTAAATCCAGAACAAAGGCATGCCTATGAAAAAATAGTCTCAGCGGTTCATAGTGGTGATGGAGGTGTCTTCTTTGTCGATGGTCCAGGAGGCACAGGGAAGACCTTTTTGTACAGGGCGCTCCTTGCTACTGTCCGAGAAGAGAAAAAAATTGCTATTGCAACGGCAACCTCAGGCGTCGCCGCTTCCATCATGCCTGGAGGTCGGACCGCCCACTCCAGATTCAAGATCCCACTGAACCTTGAAGATGGGTCGTCATGTAACTTCACAAAGCAGAGCGGGACAGCCAAGCTCCTAAGGATGGCCTCGCTCATATTATGGGACGAGGCCACAATGACAAAGCGGCAGGCTGTTGAGGCGTTGGACAACAGCATGCGTGACATCATGGGCCGACGGGACCTACCGTTCGGCGGAAAGACTATTGTTTTCGGTGGGGATTTTAGGCAAGTGCTTCCAGTCGTCCGAAAGGGGACACGAGCCGAGATAATCGACGCAGCCCTACGGAGTTCGTACCTTTGGAAGGGCATGCATCAGCTGCCGCTTGTCACTAACATGAGAGCGCATAGCGACCCATGGTTCGCAGATTACTTGTTGAGGGTAGGGAATGGCACCGAGGAAGCTGACGAGGAAGGTAACATCCGGCTCCCTACAGATATATGTATACCGTCTACAGACATGGAGAAGGACGACCTACAGAAGCTGATCGACCATGTATTTCCTTCTCTAGGCGATAACATGGCCGATCCGAATTACATGACTTCCCGAGCGATCCTCTCAACAAAAAACGACTATGTCGATGGTATAAACAAGACCATGATAGAACGTTTTAATGGCATGGAGAAGATATACCACAGCTTTGACAGTGCAGAGGATGATCCGCACGGCTACTATGCTCAAGAGTTCTTACACTCGCTAACTCCTAATGGGCTGCCCCCCCACGAGCTCAAGTTGAAGATAAATTGTCCTGTTATACTCCTCAGGAACATTGATCCAGCTAACGGACTATGTAACGGCACGAGGCTTGTCGTTCGGGGGTTCCAAAAGAACGCTATCGATGCGGAAATCGTGTTAGGACAACATTCTGGGGAGAGGGTGTTCCTTCCTCGGATACCTCTCTGCCCGTCTGATGACGACATGTTCCCATTCAGATTTAAAAGGAAGCAATTCCCGATCAGACTGAGCTTTGCCATGACGATAAACAAGGCTCAAGGGCAGACAATCCCTACTGTAGGTGTTTACCTACCAGAACCTGTATTCTCCCATGGCCAGCTTTACGTCGCGTTGTCCAGAGCAACCGCAAAGGTAAACATTAAGATCCTCGCCATCAATAAAAAGCGCAATGTCAAGGAGATCCTTCATGGGCCACTAGGCAAAGGAAATTCCAAGGGAAGCGACCAGACTGATAATCCCAAAAAGCGAAAGAGATCCGAGGACTTAGTAACGACCATGAAGAACATAGTCTACAAGGAAGTCCTTACCACTTGAACCCGTCACCAAATTTGAGCAGCTTCCATGAGGATTATTGTAAAGAACATCTTAGTTACCAGCATATTTGAAGCTGTAATGGTTATATGAATATATGAGTATTTCATATGTGCATTTTTTCTAGCAGATGCTTCTTATATCATGTAAGAAACAGTTAACTGTCAATTTAGTTTTGTTTTACATGAGTGTAGTCTGTAACAGGGAATGCCATAAGAAGCTGATGCAACACACACTGCTCGTACAAAGTATTTTCTTCTGAACTTACAAATTGATGATACCAAGCAGATTAGTTTTTATGCAGGATAACTGGTTGGTTCAGTTTGTATTTTCTGGTGCACATGCATGTTTTGTTTGTATATCTTCGTCGCCTGTCCCTTCTCGCGGCAAGTATGGCAAGATATAGAGATGGATCAGCAGCTGCTGCCATAATCGAGGACCAAGGGGAGCCGAAGAAGATATAAATTCGAGTTTTCTTGCTTCTGGTAGCTTATTAAATCCTGTAAACGTGTggctttcaaaaaaaaatttcctGTAAACATTTGCACTTAGGCCATTAACTCCAATAAGCTCACCCTCTGTCCCTAAAATATCGAACATGAGTACATGTTAACTAAGTGGTCAATCTATGGTCAATCAATTAGGCACAGATCAAGGGTAGCCTCCTAAGGTTTTTATTGCACGCTGGCAGAAACGATTTTATTGCAAGAAGATTTGCAAGGAAAGTTTATAACGTAACTGCAGTATGATATCTCAACCTTCCACGTTTGAAGAGATTTGGATCTGCCAATCAGATCTCAAATTTAATGGACGAACGCCTATAAAGCTAAGCCGCCCCAGATCAATTCGTGCCTTGCTCTGCGACCACCTCCACAACTCAACGATACTATTATCTTGATTTTTCACAGTTAAGCATCGCAATTGTCCCGTTCAGGTATGTATTGCTTCTAAATCAATCGTGTTGAGTAGAGATCATTTTGACTACATAAGTTATTTTCGTCAGGTTTATAGTATTTGGATTTGCACTTGATCTTCACTTCGGTAGTTTACCCCCAATAATTTTCTTCTGTTTACATGACCGATATGGCTGACAGTCTTCACTTCTGAATTCTAATGAAGTGCTTTGTTTATGATTCATAGGAGCTTTGTTATGGCTGATCCTTTTTCGTTCCCCGATGGTTCGCTAACAGGTAAATAGTTTGTACTTAAACAGAGTTTTTCTCATAAATTATTCGGGTTAACTTATGAATAATATTGTTTGTAGGTGTGTTCGGAGTACTGATGTACGTCGGCCCCATGGAATCTGATTATGTAGCCCCTAGCGGGGTGAGGGAGTTGGCCGTTGTTGACAGCGGGTACAACATCCATTTTATTCGTATCTTTGGAGAAAAAGCTTACTCTTATGGCAATACTTTGCTATTGGCTGAACAGAATGGGGCCATTCTTGTGGCCCACAACCTGAAAATTGATCAAGCCTCAAGTAAGATTTTTTTCACATTTTTTTATATAGCAAATCTATATTAAAACCAAATCCTCATAATCTTTTACATTATTTTTCAGGATCACTTGATAGCACGGATTCGACTACTCTTGAAATTGAGACATGCCCAACGCCCTCTCACTTTTATAATCTTCTCAGCGGTAAAGACTCCAATCAgccatatttttctgacttatttTCTTTGTTAATGTTCTTTTGCTTATGTTCTAGGTGTCAGAGCGCACGTACGGGTTGACATGTCAACAATGGAGCATGTCAAAAGACTGGTACTAATAAGGAGAGACATGTACGACGGCCACGTTGATCCCACTGAAGAATCTCCGTCGAAGAAAAGAAAATTTAAAGGTGGATCCAGCCGCACGCATGACGAGGGCATAATGGAAGAAAACAAGTGGGACGAGCTAGATTAGATTTGGAAGTCCGAAATAATAATAAATATAAAAACTAGAGTGATTGTTTCTCTCTGATAATGAAGTTTTAGTTCAAATGTCATTAGAGTGAACCGAGATGTTTATTTTCCTCCGATTGTCATTTTATGTATAATCTTTATCTTTATTACAGATATTGAAGTTTGTATCATTTTGATTATTCATTCATTATTTTTTAGCATACAATGAAATTAGCTGAAGTAAGTTCTGTTAATTTATGAGAATAAACATCAACTAGATGGAACACGGAAACAAAATTAAGTCCACGTCCAACAATACAGACTTTGGAAAACTAAAAAACTACTCCAGTAGAGCACGTATTTCTCATCTCACTGAATTATATGAATCTTGACAAAATAATTGTCACCCAAATCATTTGTTATTTACTGTTCCTGATTTTTCTCCTGTTGATGATTGTGTCCGTGAAGGACAAAAATATCACACAATATATTTTAGAATTTTATAAAGAAATGACGCCCAAACAAATTAAATATTACTGTTCCTGTTATTTCTCTAACTGATAACGTCATGTAAATATTTGGGACTTGTCGGTCATACAAATCTAACATTTGGTATTCATGATATTTTCCAAGCAGATAGCTCTCGTACGTCAGCACGCTGTTATTCGGATCATGTTAACTAGATCAATTTAATATTTGGTCTCCAGATTCATCTCAAGCTGGTGGCGTCATATAAAGATATGGATCTCCCACATATTAATGGCAACTTAGCAAACAAATGTCACCAAAATCAATTTCATATTTGGCGTTAATAATTTCCTCACGCTGATGGGATCATAGAAAGGCAAGTATCTCGCACATAATATTTGTTGATTTCATCATACAAACAAAAATATCAATTGCCATTATTATTTATCCCTCGGAAGGAATGTCCTGATTTTTTAAGATGCTATTCTCTCTAACGATTTGCTTTCTTTGTTTTTGGTATCAGGAAAAAGAGTAGTATTACCGCCAAAGCctaaaaaaaatatttttggcTTCCCGCCTGTGGCCATAGTTCTGGTACCTATATAATGTACCCCCACGGCCATGTGAGGCTTTTAGCTTTACTCTTTTATGCATCAAATAAGAAGTATATTTATTGCTTGTGTATTTCCATGATGTATTACaaataatttgaacattttctcaATACTCCCATGTCAGAATAAGTATGAAGTTAAGAAAAATGGAAAATGACAGTTTCTCCATCATTCGTAGAAAAAAATACCTGAAGATAAATATTGGTATCTTGGCTTCTCATGGCATACTCATTATAGACAGAAGCCACTGATGAAACAGTTACCTACACAATTCAAAGTTTCATCTCAATATACAGAAACAACTTAATTCCAGACTATTGAGAAGAGTATTAAAGGATTTTACCCGAGGAAACTGAAAATGGATAGATGCTGCAAGATGGAGTCCTTATAATTTCATCTGCTTCACTGAGGAACAGAGAACATAGGTAAAAAAATGTCCATGCTTAAACAATTATTTGAAAGAACATACCACCAAAGAATTAAAAAAACTTAAATTCTGTGGTGCTTGTTAGCATAAAAATCATCCTTATTTGTTAAATGCAGTCAAAAAATTACCATAGTCCTTGTAGTTGAGCTTCAAATGCCATGAATTTTTATCGGGCACATGTGGGGAGTACATTGGACAAGAGGTTGGCCGGTAATTTTGCCAGGACCATTGATGGCAGATCGTAAATAAGGCGAATTGTCACTGTACAGTGCATAGGTTTCATAAGGAATTTTGCAGAAAATTGGAACCTTAATAGAAAGTGAAGGAGTAACAAGTTTGTACTCACTTTACGCAGCTTCCTGGATGAGTAACATTGCTTTGACAGCCACAAGAGCACGTCGGGCAGTTCGCAGTAGTGTCATTGTAAAACGATGACAGAGATACACAGCAGGTTGGAGTCTTCTGAGCAAGAAATTGGGAGTATGTGCAGGC
It includes:
- the LOC127323207 gene encoding uncharacterized protein, producing MIAGSTADDMDFDEPESTGKDTTDDDPFEFVYSNLPDSTHILEHAENCEICKAKKFQYETDGFCCRNGQTELLEPEPIPELMRLWSSSDADSRHFRESIRFFNGHFSFTTLGVTLDNNYTNMKSGVYTFRAHRTMYHNVHSFGPGSRPEHLQLYFYDDDPNLNHRAKSTENLDQSVVKMLVDILKENPYSKQFRRLGAQKENLDEYRIELNTDQKLDQRRYNKPISDEVAAIWVEGNNLARRFERSIILHGNNNERYSIQATQGCYDPLSYPLFFPNAELGWHPNIPKRNVSYAAAQKSRAERDNDAEGNSRFCVSVRDYYCYRLQTRPAIFNPILHGGRLFQQFAVDMYIKIEGCRLNWFREHQTEIRADLYKGIVDSITAGETRASAVGIRTVLPSSFKGGYRDMKKRHMDAMALVQTYGKPDIFLTMTCNPSWPEILDDLLPGQTPQDRPDLVARVFRAKLEKMKEMLLKNHILGVVKAHVYVVEFQKRGLPHAHFLLIMDSAYKLVVPEQYDKVISAELPDKNKYPELYAMVVKHMMHGPCGVLKPNNVCMQDGQCKCRYPRAFNENTVQGKDSYPVYRRRKDGRHAKVRGQILDNRWVVPYNPYLLRMFNCHINVEVCSSIKAVKYLYKYIYKGHDRTSFNIDQPDNDGNIDEIKRYIDARWVTPPEAMWRIFGFKLCDNSPAVLQLPLHLPDMHRVTFKAGEDLKEVLARDNVQSSMLTEYFVANNNHPWARHILYRDFPGSFTWHKTKYWKPRQERHQVGRIVSAHPAEGDRYFLRVLLNHVPGSTSFDDLKTVDGVLCDSFRDAAERRGLIESDSTLDECLTESEQFAMPVSLRRLFATILVFCEPGDVRGLWDRHLEAMSDDFRRRHTCPNVVEQNVLLHISGMLQSMGKDIKMFDLPDIDENYDTTGGEAREVIEESNIEVDPNDKNLASSLNPEQRHAYEKIVSAVHSGDGGVFFVDGPGGTGKTFLYRALLATVREEKKIAIATATSGVAASIMPGGRTAHSRFKIPLNLEDGSSCNFTKQSGTAKLLRMASLILWDEATMTKRQAVEALDNSMRDIMGRRDLPFGGKTIVFGGDFRQVLPVVRKGTRAEIIDAALRSSYLWKGMHQLPLVTNMRAHSDPWFADYLLRVGNGTEEADEEGNIRLPTDICIPSTDMEKDDLQKLIDHVFPSLGDNMADPNYMTSRAILSTKNDYVDGINKTMIERFNGMEKIYHSFDSAEDDPHGYYAQEFLHSLTPNGLPPHELKLKINCPVILLRNIDPANGLCNGTRLVVRGFQKNAIDAEIVLGQHSGERVFLPRIPLCPSDDDMFPFRFKRKQFPIRLSFAMTINKAQGQTIPTVGVYLPEPVFSHGQLYVALSRATAKVNIKILAINKKRNVKEILHGPLGKGNSKGSDQTDNPKKRKRSEDLLSIAIVPFRSFVMADPFSFPDGSLTGVFGVLMYVGPMESDYVAPSGVRELAVVDSGYNIHFIRIFGEKAYSYGNTLLLAEQNGAILVAHNLKIDQASRSLDSTDSTTLEIETCPTPSHFYNLLSGVRAHVRVDMSTMEHVKRLVLIRRDMYDGHVDPTEESPSKKRKFKGGSSRTHDEGIMEENKWDELD